From one Acidobacteriota bacterium genomic stretch:
- the gndA gene encoding NADP-dependent phosphogluconate dehydrogenase, whose translation MRYAQFGMIGLGTMGRNFLLNVGEKGISGIGFDLDPEKRKLLLDEGVGCDLRAAESLDDFLSKLERPRRVMILVPANAVDRVIDDLVERLEVGDIVIDGGNSHFPDTERREARLTALGVGFLGVGVSGGEEGARHGASIMAGGISGVYELVRPVLDSAAARVGSEPCAAFVGNGSAGHFVKMVHNGIEYGLMQLIAEAYDLMKRGFAMTNEEIADRFGEWNRADLNGFLIEITEAVLRKKDPETGADLVDMILDTAGQKGTGKWTSQAASDLGVPIPTIDSAVSMRQLSSRWSERIAASASLGVIKPRTIDGEMRDDAVEFLRRGLHLAFVVTYAQGMALLQAASDEKDFELDMVEIAKIWRGGCIIRAALLEDIRKAFAAQPTLSNLLLSEAFRETVRANHEYLKATVINAVSCDVASMAFAASLNYLNAFATERLPANLIQAQRDLFGAHTYQRTDRDGTFHTPDWNI comes from the coding sequence ATGAGATACGCGCAGTTCGGAATGATCGGTCTGGGGACGATGGGAAGGAATTTCCTGCTCAACGTCGGGGAAAAGGGAATTTCGGGAATCGGGTTCGATCTCGATCCGGAGAAGCGAAAGCTGTTGCTTGACGAGGGCGTCGGCTGCGATCTCCGCGCGGCCGAATCGCTCGACGATTTCCTGTCAAAACTCGAACGACCGCGCCGGGTGATGATCCTCGTTCCGGCGAATGCCGTTGATCGCGTCATCGACGATCTCGTGGAAAGACTCGAAGTCGGCGACATCGTCATCGACGGCGGAAATTCGCATTTTCCGGATACCGAACGGCGCGAGGCGCGTCTGACGGCTCTTGGCGTCGGATTTCTCGGCGTTGGCGTTTCGGGCGGCGAAGAGGGCGCGCGTCACGGCGCGAGCATTATGGCCGGCGGGATCTCGGGAGTTTACGAGTTGGTTCGTCCGGTTTTGGATTCGGCGGCGGCGCGGGTCGGCAGCGAACCCTGCGCGGCGTTCGTCGGCAACGGTTCGGCGGGGCATTTCGTCAAGATGGTTCATAACGGCATCGAGTACGGACTGATGCAGCTCATCGCCGAAGCGTACGATCTGATGAAACGCGGTTTTGCGATGACGAACGAAGAGATCGCCGACCGTTTCGGCGAATGGAACCGCGCCGATTTGAACGGCTTTCTGATCGAGATCACGGAAGCCGTCCTCCGGAAGAAAGATCCGGAAACGGGCGCGGACCTCGTCGATATGATCCTCGACACGGCCGGGCAGAAGGGCACCGGCAAATGGACTTCGCAGGCCGCCTCGGACCTCGGCGTTCCGATCCCGACCATCGATTCGGCCGTTTCGATGCGCCAGCTCTCGTCCCGCTGGTCCGAACGCATCGCGGCGAGCGCGTCGTTGGGTGTCATCAAGCCGCGGACCATCGACGGCGAAATGCGTGACGATGCAGTCGAGTTTCTCCGCCGCGGCCTGCATCTCGCGTTCGTCGTTACATATGCTCAGGGAATGGCACTGCTCCAGGCAGCATCCGACGAAAAGGATTTTGAACTCGATATGGTCGAGATCGCCAAGATCTGGCGCGGCGGCTGCATCATCCGAGCGGCGCTGCTCGAAGATATTCGGAAAGCCTTCGCCGCTCAGCCCACGCTTTCGAATCTGCTGCTTTCCGAAGCTTTCCGGGAGACCGTTCGCGCGAACCACGAGTATTTGAAGGCGACGGTCATCAACGCCGTTTCGTGCGACGTCGCGTCGATGGCGTTTGCCGCAAGTTTGAATTATCTCAACGCCTTCGCGACCGAACGCCTGCCGGCGAACCTTATCCAGGCCCAGCGTGATCTATTCGGCGCGCACACATATCAACGCACCGACCGCGACGGGACTTTTCATACGCCCGATTGGAACATCTGA
- the fdhD gene encoding formate dehydrogenase accessory sulfurtransferase FdhD has protein sequence MSEAASGRNIDRKIVEISRFEGRETFESAADTLAVEEPLEIRIGCGKEHRAVSITMRTPGADTELAVGFLFTEGIVRNRASVVAVRYCGKFPNNRNTIKVELGSFEGLDLKKLERNFYTTSSCGVCGKASLEALATAGIARIADNGFKVPAEMINALPSRLRIAQHVFGETGGLHAAALFDKGGKLIDLKEDVGRHNAVDKLIGAAFLVEKLPLVENVLFLSGRASFELIQKAAAAGVPLVCAVGAPSSLAVEAATEFGITLAGFVRDGRFNVYSNPQRLEI, from the coding sequence ATGTCTGAAGCGGCAAGCGGCCGAAATATTGATCGAAAGATAGTTGAGATCAGCCGATTTGAAGGTCGCGAGACGTTCGAGTCCGCCGCCGACACGCTCGCCGTCGAGGAACCGCTCGAGATTCGGATCGGTTGCGGTAAGGAACATCGGGCCGTCTCGATCACGATGCGGACGCCGGGTGCCGACACCGAACTCGCCGTCGGATTCCTTTTTACCGAGGGCATCGTTCGCAACCGTGCAAGTGTCGTCGCTGTCAGGTATTGCGGCAAATTCCCCAACAACCGGAATACGATCAAGGTCGAACTCGGATCGTTCGAAGGACTTGATCTAAAAAAGCTTGAGCGCAACTTCTACACGACTTCAAGTTGCGGTGTCTGTGGAAAAGCGTCGCTTGAGGCCTTGGCCACCGCCGGAATCGCGCGGATCGCGGACAATGGATTCAAGGTTCCGGCAGAAATGATCAATGCTCTTCCGTCCCGCCTCCGGATCGCGCAACACGTCTTCGGCGAAACCGGCGGATTGCACGCCGCCGCGCTATTTGATAAAGGCGGGAAACTGATCGATCTCAAAGAAGACGTTGGACGGCACAATGCGGTCGACAAACTGATCGGCGCGGCGTTTCTCGTCGAAAAGCTCCCGCTCGTTGAAAACGTTCTTTTCCTGAGCGGACGCGCTTCGTTCGAATTGATCCAAAAGGCCGCCGCCGCGGGAGTCCCTCTGGTTTGCGCCGTCGGCGCTCCGTCGAGCCTCGCGGTCGAAGCTGCGACCGAATTCGGGATCACGCTTGCCGGATTCGTGCGCGACGGACGGTTTAACGTTTATTCAAATCCCCAACGCTTGGAAATCTGA
- a CDS encoding molybdenum cofactor guanylyltransferase, whose product MGADKAFLKIEGETFIDRARATLASVCGEVSVVLNQDQQFDLDIPIVRDEFAGRGALGGLHAALKNCKSKIALVLAVDLPLVTPDSVRILADLATSLPKYLAVVPRQADGRPQPLFAAYRARFCAPTLEGLINDNPTASVRDFLDLIIPKYIDQTKLSENENLLANVNCPADLDLIRR is encoded by the coding sequence ATGGGGGCGGATAAGGCGTTTCTCAAGATCGAAGGGGAGACGTTCATCGATCGCGCCCGGGCGACGCTCGCAAGCGTTTGCGGCGAGGTTTCCGTCGTGTTGAATCAAGACCAGCAGTTCGATCTTGACATCCCGATCGTTCGCGATGAATTTGCCGGCCGCGGAGCATTGGGCGGGCTGCACGCGGCGCTCAAGAACTGCAAGTCGAAGATCGCGCTCGTTCTCGCGGTCGATCTCCCTCTCGTCACGCCCGATTCGGTTCGGATCCTCGCCGATCTGGCGACGTCGCTGCCGAAATACCTTGCAGTTGTTCCGCGCCAAGCGGACGGCCGTCCGCAACCGCTGTTCGCCGCATACCGCGCGAGGTTTTGCGCCCCGACGCTGGAGGGTTTGATCAATGACAATCCGACCGCGTCGGTACGCGATTTTCTTGATCTGATCATTCCCAAATACATCGACCAAACGAAGTTGTCTGAAAACGAGAATCTCCTTGCGAACGTCAATTGCCCGGCCGATCTGGACCTGATCCGCAGATAG
- a CDS encoding FdhF/YdeP family oxidoreductase, which produces MKKSNKQSIARLKVGEAKKTAAGISAVVNATRVVLRQTGLIRGSKLLRALNQKGGIDCNSCAWADPEGERTHAEFCENGAKAIADEATTKRVTPEFFAKYSVEDLAGMPDQWLNAQGRITEPMILDAGASHYKPISWEEALAVVSDELNALGKPDEAVFYTSGRTSNEAAFLYQLFVRCFGTNNLPDCSNMCHESTSVALAESIGLGKATVRLEDLENTDLILIIGQNPGTNAPRMMSSLQKAKQNGARIIAVNPLREAGFMSFLNPNPEQYADVRQFPMTMLKGRATALADVHLPIRIGGDLAFLKGVIKIILEREKRSPAPLLDYDFINSKTEGFQDFVAGIESVDWETIVAQSGLSIAQIEATAEAFLDAERVVTCWAMGVTQHKQAVAAVQEIANLHFLRGQIGRQGAGLCPVRGHSNVQGDRSMGIWESMNPTFRKNLEKEFHFKAPKRDGFDTVEAIRAMHSGAAKVFFALGGNFLSASPDTDFTADALRNCNLNVQVITKLNRTALVTGKRSLILPCLGRTEIDMTGGKEQFVSTESTMLNVQMSKGILEPASAHLRSEVWIVAKLAQAVLKNRMTFDWERFVSDYDLIRDSISRVVPGCENYNQRIRVDGGFYMPNPPRERVFPTASGLARFSSSHLEEIKLADGELLMTTIRAHDQFNTTVYEENDRYRGIRGSRRVIFMNSSDIAARGLKAGDVVDLTSFFDGVERRAETFVIVPYDIPKDCCATYFPEANPLVPIGSVADRSNCPTSKSVKIRVVRHE; this is translated from the coding sequence ATGAAGAAATCAAACAAGCAAAGCATCGCGCGGCTCAAGGTCGGCGAGGCGAAAAAGACAGCAGCGGGAATTTCGGCGGTCGTCAACGCGACGCGTGTCGTCCTCAGGCAAACCGGCCTGATCCGCGGGTCGAAGCTGCTTCGGGCGCTCAACCAGAAGGGCGGCATCGACTGCAACTCCTGCGCGTGGGCCGATCCCGAAGGCGAACGGACGCACGCGGAATTCTGCGAGAACGGCGCGAAGGCGATCGCCGACGAGGCAACGACGAAACGCGTCACACCCGAGTTTTTTGCAAAATACTCGGTGGAAGATCTCGCCGGAATGCCGGACCAGTGGCTCAACGCGCAGGGACGAATTACCGAACCGATGATTCTCGACGCCGGCGCGTCGCATTACAAACCGATCTCCTGGGAAGAGGCGCTGGCGGTCGTTTCCGACGAATTGAACGCGTTGGGCAAACCTGACGAGGCGGTCTTCTACACGTCAGGACGCACGTCGAACGAGGCGGCGTTTCTTTATCAACTGTTCGTTCGATGCTTCGGGACCAACAATCTTCCTGATTGCTCGAATATGTGCCACGAATCGACGTCGGTCGCGCTCGCCGAATCGATCGGACTCGGAAAGGCGACGGTTCGCCTTGAAGACCTCGAGAATACCGACCTGATCCTGATCATCGGCCAGAATCCGGGCACGAACGCGCCGCGAATGATGAGTTCGCTGCAGAAGGCGAAACAGAACGGCGCGCGGATCATCGCCGTCAATCCGCTCAGGGAAGCCGGATTTATGAGTTTCCTGAATCCGAATCCTGAACAGTACGCCGACGTCCGGCAGTTCCCGATGACGATGCTCAAGGGGCGCGCGACGGCGCTTGCCGACGTTCATTTGCCGATCCGCATCGGCGGCGATCTTGCTTTTTTGAAAGGCGTCATCAAGATCATTCTCGAACGCGAGAAACGAAGTCCGGCGCCGCTCCTCGATTACGATTTCATCAACTCCAAGACCGAGGGTTTCCAGGATTTCGTCGCCGGGATCGAGAGCGTCGATTGGGAAACGATCGTCGCGCAATCGGGTCTTTCGATCGCGCAGATCGAGGCGACGGCCGAGGCTTTCCTCGACGCCGAACGGGTCGTGACCTGCTGGGCAATGGGAGTGACGCAGCACAAACAGGCGGTCGCCGCGGTCCAGGAGATCGCGAACCTTCATTTTCTTCGCGGACAGATCGGCCGTCAGGGTGCCGGCCTGTGTCCGGTGCGCGGGCATTCCAACGTTCAGGGCGACCGTTCGATGGGAATTTGGGAATCGATGAACCCGACATTTCGCAAAAACCTGGAGAAGGAGTTTCACTTCAAGGCGCCGAAGCGCGACGGTTTCGACACCGTCGAAGCCATCCGTGCGATGCATTCCGGCGCGGCGAAGGTCTTCTTCGCGCTCGGCGGCAATTTCCTATCGGCGTCGCCCGACACCGACTTTACCGCGGACGCGCTTCGAAACTGCAATTTGAACGTGCAGGTGATCACCAAGCTGAATCGCACGGCGCTCGTTACCGGCAAGCGTTCGCTGATCCTGCCCTGTCTCGGGCGCACCGAGATCGATATGACCGGCGGCAAGGAGCAGTTCGTCTCGACCGAGAGCACGATGCTCAACGTTCAGATGTCGAAAGGGATCCTCGAACCCGCGTCGGCGCATCTGCGGAGCGAGGTCTGGATCGTCGCCAAACTCGCGCAGGCGGTGTTGAAGAATCGAATGACTTTCGACTGGGAACGGTTCGTCAGCGATTACGATCTGATCCGCGATTCGATTTCGCGCGTCGTTCCGGGCTGCGAGAACTACAATCAGCGAATTCGCGTCGACGGCGGCTTTTATATGCCGAATCCGCCGCGTGAACGCGTCTTTCCGACGGCATCGGGGCTGGCGCGATTTTCTTCCAGCCATTTGGAAGAGATCAAACTCGCCGACGGTGAGTTGTTGATGACGACGATTCGCGCGCACGACCAGTTCAACACGACCGTCTATGAAGAAAACGACCGTTATCGGGGAATTCGCGGGTCGCGTCGCGTGATCTTTATGAACTCTTCGGACATCGCCGCGCGCGGTTTGAAAGCCGGCGACGTCGTCGACCTGACGAGTTTTTTTGACGGCGTCGAACGCCGCGCTGAAACGTTCGTCATTGTCCCGTACGATATCCCGAAAGATTGCTGCGCGACGTATTTTCCGGAGGCGAATCCGTTGGTTCCGATCGGCAGCGTCGCCGACCGGAGCAATTGCCCGACGTCAAAATCGGTGAAGATCAGGGTTGTTCGCCACGAATAA
- a CDS encoding pyridoxal-phosphate dependent enzyme gives MKSLKDAIRPTFSFAPQKLRDELGLDLTIVAETFQHTGSFKFRAAYNLALNVPNGRILTASSGNFGQALAYACRLLGKEGVIVMPATSARVKIDAVRAYGAVVDLVDTAKIGRNERVAQLASEMPDAYVASAYDDDFVIDGNSSLGDELAPQDFDVIVSPVGGGGLISGISKGLCRNGARAKLIGAEPLLANDAARSLKAGKIIVNEKEPTATLADGARTISLGTRNWEIIRNGVSEILEVSEEKLIAAVRLYFNLANLKSEPTGALSLGAVLENPEMFRDKKVGVIVSGGNVDPAIYRQILAD, from the coding sequence ATGAAATCACTCAAAGACGCCATTCGTCCGACTTTCTCGTTCGCACCACAAAAACTGCGCGATGAGCTCGGGCTCGATCTGACGATCGTTGCCGAAACGTTTCAACATACGGGGAGTTTCAAGTTCCGTGCGGCTTACAATCTGGCGCTCAACGTGCCTAACGGACGGATCCTAACGGCTTCGTCCGGAAACTTCGGACAGGCGCTTGCTTACGCGTGCCGTTTGCTTGGGAAAGAAGGCGTGATCGTGATGCCGGCGACGTCCGCGCGGGTCAAGATCGACGCGGTCCGGGCCTACGGCGCGGTCGTCGACCTGGTCGACACGGCGAAGATCGGTCGCAACGAACGCGTCGCGCAACTGGCATCGGAAATGCCGGATGCATATGTCGCGTCGGCGTATGACGACGATTTCGTGATCGACGGAAATTCGAGCCTCGGCGACGAGCTTGCGCCGCAGGACTTCGACGTCATCGTCTCGCCGGTCGGCGGCGGCGGATTGATCTCGGGAATTTCAAAAGGACTTTGCCGGAACGGCGCGCGCGCAAAACTGATCGGCGCCGAACCTTTGCTTGCCAACGATGCGGCGCGATCGCTGAAAGCCGGCAAGATCATCGTCAACGAGAAGGAACCGACGGCGACGCTTGCCGACGGTGCGCGGACGATCTCGCTCGGAACGCGCAACTGGGAGATCATCAGGAACGGTGTGTCGGAAATCCTTGAAGTTTCGGAGGAAAAACTGATTGCCGCGGTCAGACTCTACTTCAACCTCGCGAACCTGAAGTCGGAACCGACCGGTGCGTTGAGTCTGGGCGCGGTGCTTGAGAATCCTGAGATGTTTCGGGACAAGAAAGTCGGCGTTATCGTCAGCGGCGGAAACGTCGATCCGGCGATCTACCGTCAGATACTTGCCGATTGA
- a CDS encoding EVE domain-containing protein, with the protein MNHWLVKQEPEAYSFDDLVKDGKTDWTGVRNYQARNNLRAMKCGDKVLFYHSISEKAVVGITTVTREEYPDPTDANWICVELTPLEKFAKPVGLAAIKTEKKLENIALIKQSRLSVMPLTRVEFETIVRMAK; encoded by the coding sequence ATGAATCACTGGCTTGTCAAACAGGAGCCCGAGGCTTATTCGTTCGACGATCTCGTCAAAGACGGCAAGACCGACTGGACGGGCGTCCGCAACTATCAGGCGCGCAACAACTTGCGGGCGATGAAATGCGGCGACAAGGTCCTGTTTTACCATTCCATTTCAGAGAAAGCGGTCGTCGGGATCACGACCGTAACACGCGAGGAATATCCGGACCCGACCGATGCCAACTGGATCTGCGTCGAATTGACACCGCTTGAGAAGTTCGCGAAACCGGTAGGGCTCGCGGCGATCAAGACCGAAAAGAAACTCGAGAACATCGCCTTGATCAAACAGTCGAGGCTCTCGGTGATGCCGTTGACGAGAGTTGAATTTGAGACGATCGTGAGAATGGCGAAGTGA
- a CDS encoding UDP-3-O-acyl-N-acetylglucosamine deacetylase, with protein MNQTTFRDRVSVSGIGLHTGVEVNLALGPAPENTGYVFVRTDLDNFEIPASVEYISHCSYATTLVRNGVLLSTCEHLLSALRGTGIDNCFIYLDNIEIPILDGSSEGFIELLERAGTVEQDARRHFFRVLERVEFANEDRRMSIEPSDKFEIDCVIDFNHPFINRQTLHFELNNGSFGREIASARTFGFTNEIEMMRRANLALGGSLDNAIVLTPDGMLNESPLRFSDEFVRHKILDIIGDVALLGMPVLGKITAEKSGHAVHASLMSKLLKTESAWEIVVRD; from the coding sequence ATGAATCAAACGACGTTTCGAGATAGAGTTTCAGTTTCGGGAATCGGGCTGCATACGGGCGTCGAGGTCAACCTGGCGCTTGGTCCGGCGCCCGAGAACACGGGTTACGTTTTCGTCCGGACCGATCTCGACAATTTTGAGATCCCGGCCTCGGTCGAATACATCTCGCACTGCAGCTATGCGACGACGCTTGTCCGCAACGGCGTTCTGCTTTCGACCTGCGAGCATTTGTTGTCCGCGCTTCGCGGCACGGGCATCGACAACTGCTTCATTTATCTCGACAACATCGAGATCCCGATCCTTGACGGATCAAGCGAAGGTTTCATCGAACTTCTCGAGCGCGCCGGAACCGTCGAACAGGACGCGCGCCGGCATTTTTTCCGTGTGCTCGAACGGGTCGAGTTTGCCAACGAAGACCGGCGGATGTCGATCGAACCGTCGGACAAGTTCGAGATCGACTGCGTCATCGACTTCAATCATCCGTTCATCAATCGCCAGACGCTTCATTTTGAGCTGAACAACGGCTCGTTCGGTCGCGAGATCGCCTCGGCGCGGACATTCGGATTTACCAACGAGATCGAAATGATGCGCCGCGCGAACCTGGCGCTGGGCGGATCCCTCGACAACGCGATCGTGCTGACGCCCGACGGAATGCTCAACGAATCGCCGCTGAGATTTTCCGACGAGTTCGTGCGTCACAAGATCCTCGACATAATCGGAGACGTCGCTTTGCTGGGAATGCCGGTTCTCGGGAAGATAACTGCAGAAAAGTCCGGCCACGCCGTTCATGCGTCATTGATGAGCAAGCTTCTGAAAACGGAATCGGCGTGGGAAATTGTGGTCCGCGATTGA
- a CDS encoding competence/damage-inducible protein A, with the protein MQTAEIIAVGSELLTPTKIDTNSLWLTERLNEIGVEIKLKTVVGDDPARLEETIRDAVKRSDLVVVTGGLGPTEDDVTRQVSAAAVGRKLVYHQELEDDLRERFRRWGREMPEINKRQAWVIDGADVLPNHHGSAVGMMAETDVARLVVLPGPPRENQPMFTEFVLPKLRETAGGVVFRKRVLKVSGIGESALDEQIAPIYSAYPGVQTSVLFNKSEVEVHLSASAKDAAECDRINAEIAAKIVDVLGVAVFSTDGEEMEEVVGRLLRLRGETISVAESCTGGLVGQRLTEIPGSSDYFIEGIVAYANQAKTRNLGVSAELIDEFGAVSKEVAEAMAAGMRERAGTTYAVSVTGIAGPAGGTAEKPVGTVFVGYAEEGNVRSLNLKLPGDQYLIQWRSSQAALDYLRRQILRKKES; encoded by the coding sequence ATGCAAACTGCCGAGATCATTGCGGTTGGGTCCGAATTGCTGACGCCGACCAAGATCGACACGAACAGTCTCTGGCTGACCGAAAGGCTGAACGAGATCGGTGTCGAGATCAAGCTGAAGACGGTCGTCGGCGACGATCCGGCGCGGCTTGAGGAGACGATCCGCGACGCCGTCAAACGGTCGGATCTCGTCGTCGTCACCGGCGGACTCGGCCCGACGGAAGACGACGTGACGCGACAGGTGTCTGCCGCCGCGGTCGGGCGTAAACTCGTTTATCATCAAGAACTTGAAGATGATCTTCGCGAGCGTTTCCGGCGCTGGGGGCGCGAAATGCCGGAGATCAACAAACGGCAGGCGTGGGTCATCGACGGTGCCGACGTTTTGCCGAATCATCACGGATCGGCCGTCGGAATGATGGCCGAAACCGACGTTGCGCGGCTCGTCGTTCTTCCCGGTCCGCCGCGTGAAAACCAGCCGATGTTTACCGAGTTTGTCCTTCCGAAACTCAGAGAAACGGCGGGCGGCGTGGTTTTCCGCAAACGCGTGCTCAAGGTATCCGGGATCGGTGAATCCGCGCTTGACGAGCAGATCGCGCCCATCTATTCGGCTTATCCAGGGGTTCAAACCAGTGTTCTTTTCAACAAAAGCGAGGTCGAGGTTCATTTGTCGGCTTCGGCTAAGGACGCGGCCGAGTGCGACCGGATCAATGCGGAAATCGCGGCGAAGATCGTTGATGTCCTCGGCGTTGCGGTCTTCTCGACGGACGGCGAGGAAATGGAAGAGGTCGTCGGAAGGTTGCTTCGGCTCCGAGGGGAAACGATTTCAGTCGCCGAAAGCTGCACGGGCGGTCTCGTCGGACAACGCCTGACGGAGATCCCGGGTTCGTCCGACTATTTCATCGAGGGCATCGTGGCTTACGCGAACCAAGCGAAAACACGAAATTTGGGGGTTTCGGCCGAGCTGATTGATGAATTCGGCGCCGTATCGAAAGAAGTCGCCGAGGCGATGGCCGCGGGAATGCGTGAACGCGCCGGAACGACCTACGCGGTGAGCGTGACCGGAATCGCCGGTCCGGCCGGCGGCACCGCTGAGAAACCGGTCGGAACGGTGTTTGTCGGATACGCCGAGGAAGGAAACGTGCGCTCTTTGAATCTGAAACTCCCGGGCGACCAATATCTGATCCAGTGGCGTTCGTCGCAGGCCGCGCTCGATTATCTTCGCCGGCAAATCCTTAGGAAAAAAGAGTCTTAG
- a CDS encoding VTT domain-containing protein, with product MGIKKIVNRSIGFVKESGKMTPIAAVTAFLPMIGSAVLLTIAYPLGFWLRENWEVGSGLFLLGVVTFCGLALLPTNVLGILSGWSFGFEFGILILATGIVCAATVSFLIHSRLIGNKLPEIFANHPKAEAVYNSLVKNNTRRTALIIFLLRLSPAMPFALTNFMMASARVPVRSFVLGTFFGMLPRSSAVVFVGSGLSELSFTDPQEAWLIVFGIFATVASVVFISFVAKRALAHVTRDDEPAQSASI from the coding sequence ATGGGAATCAAAAAAATAGTCAACCGTTCGATCGGTTTCGTTAAGGAATCCGGAAAAATGACGCCGATCGCGGCCGTCACGGCGTTTCTGCCGATGATCGGCAGTGCGGTGCTTCTGACGATCGCATATCCGCTCGGGTTCTGGCTTCGCGAGAATTGGGAAGTCGGATCCGGGTTATTTCTTTTAGGTGTCGTTACCTTTTGCGGTTTGGCGCTCTTGCCGACCAACGTCCTTGGTATACTCAGCGGCTGGTCGTTCGGCTTTGAGTTCGGGATCCTGATTCTTGCGACCGGCATCGTCTGTGCGGCGACCGTTTCATTTCTCATTCACTCGCGGTTGATCGGCAACAAACTGCCGGAGATCTTCGCGAACCATCCCAAGGCTGAAGCCGTTTACAATTCGCTCGTCAAAAACAACACGCGGCGCACGGCGTTGATCATCTTTTTGCTCCGGCTTTCGCCCGCGATGCCTTTCGCTCTGACGAATTTCATGATGGCATCGGCGCGCGTTCCGGTGCGTTCATTCGTACTCGGCACTTTTTTCGGAATGCTGCCGCGTTCGTCGGCCGTCGTTTTTGTCGGTTCAGGACTCTCCGAGTTGAGTTTTACCGATCCGCAGGAAGCGTGGCTGATCGTTTTCGGGATCTTTGCGACGGTGGCGTCGGTCGTGTTCATCAGTTTTGTGGCGAAGCGGGCGCTCGCACACGTCACCCGCGACGACGAGCCTGCTCAATCGGCAAGTATCTGA
- a CDS encoding DUF3298 and DUF4163 domain-containing protein: MNRKITFIFVLLLVGVNAFAQSENRTFYGRLGESRVAMTLTRTGDTLKGTYSYTRIGKPLNVNGKIGANGAFTLTETTVAGAKTGTFTGTWKDSETIGAGILQGEWKNRAGNKTLDFYLSEQLIYFSSGGARLVPRTFFETNRPKMFSISAEYPELSGVPAAVAAEFNRLARKHAMSLTDEFRKEMLAMTAEDLKWTKQQGIPNTSDISYDVIYAADDVISIRFGNYTYTGGAHGNSASFTLNFDFRTGRELKFADLFKPNSNFLQVLSGFCVKKLQDQLNEGNEDEWITTGAGPTDENYASWNISKNGILVNFDAYQVASYAAGPQEVVVPYSKLDALFAKSFKVFGLN; encoded by the coding sequence ATGAACCGAAAAATCACTTTTATATTTGTTTTGTTACTGGTCGGCGTGAATGCCTTTGCACAGTCCGAAAATCGAACGTTCTACGGCAGACTCGGCGAGAGCCGGGTTGCGATGACGCTTACCAGGACTGGCGACACGCTGAAGGGAACCTATTCCTATACACGGATCGGGAAACCGCTGAATGTTAACGGCAAGATCGGGGCGAACGGCGCGTTCACGCTGACGGAGACAACCGTCGCGGGAGCGAAGACGGGCACGTTCACCGGCACCTGGAAAGATTCCGAAACGATCGGAGCCGGAATTCTTCAGGGCGAGTGGAAGAATCGGGCTGGAAACAAGACGCTTGATTTTTATCTGTCCGAGCAACTGATCTATTTCAGCAGCGGAGGCGCGCGGCTCGTTCCACGGACGTTTTTCGAGACCAACCGGCCGAAAATGTTCAGTATTTCCGCCGAATATCCGGAACTGTCGGGAGTTCCGGCTGCCGTCGCAGCGGAGTTCAATCGTCTTGCCCGCAAACACGCGATGTCGCTGACCGATGAGTTTCGCAAGGAAATGCTCGCGATGACCGCCGAAGACCTAAAATGGACGAAACAGCAGGGAATTCCGAACACTTCGGATATTTCCTATGATGTCATCTATGCCGCTGACGACGTGATCAGCATCCGGTTCGGGAATTATACCTATACCGGCGGCGCCCATGGGAACAGCGCGAGTTTTACGTTGAATTTCGATTTTCGAACCGGGCGCGAGTTGAAATTCGCCGATCTTTTCAAGCCGAACTCGAATTTTCTGCAAGTTCTGTCGGGCTTCTGCGTTAAGAAATTGCAGGACCAACTGAATGAAGGGAACGAAGACGAATGGATCACGACCGGTGCGGGGCCGACAGACGAAAACTACGCGAGCTGGAACATTTCGAAAAACGGGATTCTCGTAAATTTCGACGCGTATCAGGTTGCCTCGTACGCTGCGGGGCCGCAGGAGGTCGTTGTCCCGTATTCGAAACTTGACGCCTTGTTTGCAAAGAGTTTCAAGGTGTTCGGTTTGAATTAG